TGGGGCTGGCgcttatcccagctgccatggtGCGAGAGGCAAGGTGCACCCTGGAGAGTTTGCCAGTCTATCACAAGACTAACACAGAAAAACCCACAACCATTTACGCTTACATTGACAGCAAGGGCAAACTTTAAATCACAGAGTAACCTGATATGCATGCCTTTGAACTGTGGGAACATGGCAGATTATGTCGTGAGAAAAACACCTACACAGTGAGAAAAGGTCATGGGTTcaatttttgcttttctgtgcttttttgcaTGACTCCACAGTGACCCGGAATTTTAAGGTTTTGCAAAAAGCTGACCTTGATAAATTATCAAGCTATTCTTAGGGAGATCTTGGCGAGTGATGGAGCCAGCATCAGCTCCAAGTAGGAACAGAACTTTGGGTGGGTTCTTCCTGATAGCATCCACTCCTGGCTTGTACCCCAGATCAAGTGCAGCTACTTGACTGGCAATCCTGATAAGATGAGGACAAAGGTTACACTCACTACAGTAAAAATTCCTTTTCAACATGGTATTGTTATTAAAAACTTTACTAATAATTTTTACAAGCATTTGACCTGTGAAGCACATTGAGAACCTTCCAGGTTTCCTCCACTCCACTGCTGACGCGAGCATTGTGAGCAATGGTTGACACAGCAGCCATTATTGCAGCCCCATCCTCTCTCTGCAGGCAACCGCTGCCAACTACAACAGCAGGATGCTTTGCTTTGGCCATGACCTGCAACagagaataaaacacacaaaattagTGAGAGACATTCAAGTTGATTGATGacattcaaagaaaagaaaggtcaGTGTTACCTGGAAGAATGGGTGAGTTCCTGAAGCAATTTCTTCAAGGATCTTGGCTGATTCACCAAGATGCTCATATGTGTAACTAAGGTCCACCTCCTTTCCCACCAGAGCCACATGTAACTCATTGTGCAGCCAGCTATAGCAGAGACACCAATGTTTACACAGAAGAACAGACTTATGTTGTCAGATTTACAGTTTCCATTGTTAAACAGCCATGATTTACTTACCCCTTTCTGACCCGTGCATTAAACAATGGAGCCTCATACCGTGGGTTAGTTCCAACTAAAAGTAGCAGGTCAGCTTCTTCAATCCCGGCAATTCCAGTGTTCAGAAGATAGTTTGAACGCAGGTCAGATCTAGAAAAGTCAGTTAGTAAAAGAGTTGGACGTGTGTGCATCAATGGCTTCAATTTTCATTTCTGGTATTCTTTTTACCCTGCTCCAGCCATGGGAAACGTCTCCTCAGTGCACAGGTTGTCACTATTCAAATGGTTCAGCAAGTCTTTCAGGGAAATGAGAGCCTCCGCATCGACCAAACCTCCAGCAATGGCAGCAATGTCCTTTCCTTCAACTCCTTGCAACtgtcaaacaaaaacagttggTATTCAGGTATTCTGAATCAGTGTTTTAAATTGCTATCCAATGTTTTGATGAGCTTAGTTACTGTAATTCAATTAAGAATTTCGTACTGCTCCAGCAACTCGAGTCAGCGCGTCTTCCCAGGATGTGGGAACCAACTGCCCAGACTCATTTTTCACCATTGGCTGAGTAAGCCTCTGTCTCTTAAGCCCATCATAAGCAAACCTGCCAAGTTCGAGCAAAAAGCAGTTCAGCAATAATGTAAACACCAAGCACAAGTCTATGTCTATGATGCAAAGTTTGGGTGATGTGAAATGAACCTGGTTTTGTCTGAGATCCATTCCTCGTTAATATCTTCATGAAGGCGAGGCAGAATCCTCATCACCTCGCCGCCGCGAGTGCTCACCACGATGTTACTACCCACAGCATCAAGTACGTCAATCGATTCAGTCTTcctgcaaaaaaaccaaaaacaaccaacaacaacaaaaaaagagagaatacaTAAGTCTCAAAATAATTAGTTGAAACCCTAAATAGCTACACAAGATGTAGAGCATAATCTAAAAACCTGGTCTCCCATGGGCGGGCAGTGAAAGCATACGGTTTAGAGGTCAGGGCTCCCACTGGGCATATATCAATAATATTCCCAGATAATTCCGACATGAACATCTTTTCCACGTAAGTCCCAATCTGCAGATCGTTGCCTCTGCCAGTGGTGCCCAGCTCTTCCACGCCTGCAATCTCACTGGCAAAgctaaaagaggaaaagaatatatgcattttaatatttcacatgAACACGGCAACTCGacttgtttaaatattaaagcatGACTCACCGCACACAACGAGTGCACTGAATACAGCGAGTCATAATAGTTTTGATGAGGGGGCCAATGTTTTTATCTTCCACGGCTCTTTTGCCCTCTGTGAAGCGGCTTCTGTCGCTGCCAAACTGCATGGACTGATCCTTTACACGAGATTTCACTCAGTTTTAGTAATTAATCAATAATTTCTAAATTCAAAACCCCATAATATCTGTTTTACACATAATAAAGACTATAATGAGCAGATCTAGAGTGGTGGTGATCATCTATAATTTACCTGTAGGTCACATTCACCTCCTTGATCACAAATAGGACAATCTAATGGGTGGTTAGCCAGTAGGAACTCCATCACCCCCTCTCTGTgaaatttttaataaaagatTACTTTCATGTGGGAGAATCCCAACAAACCAAGTTAaagaacaacaaataaaagTGACCAAATTTCACCGTAAACTTTACAAAACAGATAAGTGACGTTTAATTAACAGGTTGAAGGTACCTGGCCCTCCGTGTCTTGTCAGAATTGGTTAAAATGTTCCAGCCTTTTATGACAGGCATAGCACAAGCTGCCACCGGCTagataataaatgaaaaaagatgACATGATAATTAAAGTAGGCATAATTTTATCTCTGCAAGACTGGgcagagaaacaaaacacaaagagacattTGTGGCTTTCTAGAGTTGAAACGTAGCACACAggaatcataaaaaaaaagtaccttAGGAACTTTTTCTATCTCCACAAGACACATGCGGCAGTTTCCAGCAACTGACAAGCGCTCGTGGTAGCAGAAGCGGGGAATCTGCATGCCTGCCTTCTCACATGCCTGTGACAGAAAACAACTGCAGGGTTATACTGAATACTcgtacagtgctgtgaaaaagtatctgccactttcctgatttttttgcatatttgtcacacttgtatgtttcaaattttaaatattagacaaagatgacccgagtaaaaagaaaatgtattctcCAGTTGATCATTTCATTTATCAAGGGGCAAAAGCTCTCTATCGGTTACGTCACCTTTCGCAGCAAGCATTTGTAATAACTAGCAATGagtctctcacatcactgtggaggaattttggcccactcttcttagcggaattgtttttattcagccACGTTGGAGGGAAACCATGCCAAAGCATTTCTATCAGATTTAAAGCAAGACTTTTGACTTGGCCACTTCAAAAActtcattttgttctgtttttcagcCACACAAGTGGATTGAAGGTTTGTCCTGTTGTATAACCCAAGTGTGCATGAACCTCAGGGTACAATGTGATGACTGGACATTCTCCTCAAGAtgttctggtagagagcagaattcatgctTCCATCAATGACAGCAAGTCGTCCAGATTGTgaaacagcaaagcagccccaaaCCAGGACACTACCACTACCATGTCTAAATGCCAgtgtgatgttctttttttttaaaaagtgctattATTTTTACAGCAGATGTAATAGGATGCATGatcttggggatcatcaagataTTTTTTTGGCAAACGTAATATGAGGGAAAGGCTTTGTAACACTTTCCAGACTGATTGATGTCAGTAATTGTTAGTCagatatctattcatattaatgtacagaattcacctgcttgctgctactactgcacattcacccagtgtatatactaatatatatatatatatatatatatatatatatatatatatatatatatatatatatatatatatatatatatatatatatatacatacacacacacatatacacacacacatatatatatatatatatatatatatatatacacacacacacacacacatatatatatatatatatatacacacacacacacacacacatatatatatatatatatatatatacacacacatatatatatatatatatatatacacacacatatatatatatatatatatacacacacacatatatatatatatatatacacacacacatatatatatatatatatacacacacatatatatatatatatatatatatatatatatatatatatatatatatatatacacacacacacatacatatatatatatatatatatatacacacacacacacacatatatatatatatatatatatatatatatatatataatgttcttcctctacaccccccccccaatttttgcacatgtcgaggagcgtgtcaggctacatttcactgtgtgttatacttgtataactatgcatgtgacaaataataaagaacctagAACCTaattttgtttctcagctgtttatTGAGATGTAGTAtgatgtgttgcattttgagatcCTTAAGCCTGCTGTACTttgtctatttaagtgattcTTTGACTAAACAAGTCTTACAGTCatcaggcctgggtgtggctaAAGAAACTGAGCTCAGTTTTCCAAAACATGTGGTTAATTACAGTTAATTTATGAATTAACAGCTTGATAAATGTGAGTGACAATTAAACACTGCATTTTCTATTTACTCAGGTTACCTTTGTCTATTAAAAATTGTTGGACAatatgaaacatgtaagtgtgaaaaATATGCAATACGTTTTCACGGCATTGCATATCTTAAAGTTTAGCCATTACCTGCAACACAGTTGTTCCTGGCTCCACCATAACAGGCTTCCCATCCACAAACACCTCCAGGAGGTtactggctgctgctgctgttgcagtGGATGCAGGGCGAACTTCGGGCACACACAGAACATTTTACTGCACAATATTCCCATATAATACATTATTCCCAATTCCCATAATATACACATTGCATCATTTAATATATGTATCATTTCGTGCTACAACAAATTCATTATGACAGTCTTTGGTTAAACTGCCAACAACAGCCCGGCACCAAATGTGGTACCTGGGAGCTCTATAATCCAGCCTATAATCCATTAATGGCGAAAGTAACAAGGGTGGcaagcattaaaacatttagTTCTTTGAGATGACTGACAAATAGTTTAACTATGAAGCGATACAAATACAATGATGTCCTTAAAcctcataaaaaataaaagaattaaaaaaaaatgttaccatTGTGAGTCACAGCCGTGCCTCCTTTGCTAATAGCTGCTGGAAAGAGACTGCGGGTCGCAACAGGCAAACGCAACATGCTGGAGGAGAGGCAGAATCACGACATCAGGTGTAAGGTGTACTGTTAGCTCCACTGAAAGGCTTCACGGGTTACCGCAACGCTTTTAGATGTGTAATGCGGATGTCTGACCTATAAACCGCTGCTAAATTAGCACTCATGCAgcttccaaaacaaaaacagaagtaaGCTAGCTAGCTGGTGCGTCACATTTGAAAACAACACGAATAGAGACTAAATTACAACGCTTAATATTCTGGAAGCCCAGAAAATGTTGGAAATGTTTCGAAATGCGGCACTAATTACAGTTAACGTTGCGCTGGCTAAATGTCTCCCAGGCTAACAATAATAACGGTGTTAGCTCGTGAAACTTAGCCTCGTATTATTAGACAGTGATGCCGCGCGAGGcgttattttaacatttttgtgacgttaaattaaattaatgtgCAGCTGATTGTTGCATTCAATCAGACGTCACGCGGTCCGCTACAAACACGTAAACGTAACAACCGCAAACTAAAGCCCTGCAAGCTAATAATGTCACTGTATTCAATGCTAatgaatcattttttaaaaattgtttgttGTGACCGGTTACTTACCTTGTCTATGTCTGTCCTCAGGAGACCGCCTGCGCCGCAGATTGCGCACCGTCCATTCTGCTGCGTCACGGATTAAGTAATCCTGTAATCCAAACAGCAGGGCCACTAAACAGTGTCTGAGATAATAGTATAAAAATTCAACAACAGTACGAAGTGATGTAAACCTCTCCTTAGCAGATATCCATCTTATCTACAGCTGTTTGTCTCTGATGTGGCTCAGTGACAATAACagtcttttttccctccctaACCAACCCCTAAAGTCTAGTCTCAGTATTATACATACACCTGGATAAGCACATTTATGTAGAGAAAAGAAAGTATCTGTGGGGTCAAAGGTCGTCTGCAATTGAAGTGAAATCGATTGGAAAAGATTGAAAGAATTGTTAGCTTCCTGTCCATATATTCCCACAGATATAAAACAGCATCCTTCCAGTCAGGgtggtgacagtgatgtaatACTTACAAATCAGGGTTCAccctaaatggaaaaaaaaagaaagaagaaaaaacaggaatGGCTGAATTTGTAAGCAGACCCTCGGGGAAATGAATAGTGAATGCATGTCTGGACCTTTGTTGATGGCGTGCAAACTATGTAGGACTGCAGGAAATCTTGTCTGAGTCTACATAAAACATCAAATTCTTCTCTTAGTTCTTATCAAATCACATAAAATAAGACACTAAAGCACAGTCAGGTTCAGAAGAACAGATTTATTAAGATATatatctttaaaatatattagAATAAACATGTTCATACAGTTTTTAACCAGCATAAACATCCGTAAGATACATTAATACATTATTCTAGCAGCTCATATGGCAAtataaaaccaaaaataatgCTATGTTGCAAAGGAGACTACAGTCAAAAAGGACTATTTTTGTCATCCATAAGAACCAAAGCAGTACTTACAAGATGGCTTGATTGAAAAGTTTGAAATACAGACAAAGTGGCTAAATGTCACATAAATATGTGTAGTCATAGTTGCAAGGTCTAATATTTCATGATTTATGTTGTAAAATATTAATAGTAGTCATCCATCACCGTTTTCCACTGGCCAAGGAGGCATGTTGAAATTACTTGATTATTGTAAGGAGCAGTCCAACCATCAAGCAGACGTTTTACCAGTCGGTAACTCGTGCATGACCATTAAAATCTTCAAGCAGGGACTTcctggtgtgtttgttttgcaatTTATTTGAATGATTAGAAACTAAAATAATTGCAGATAGATTTTCTGTTGATCAGCTTAATGGTTTTGATTTCATCTAGCCAGTTTCTCTGCAGATAACTAGGTTTATGCAAAGTAGATGGAAAGATATTGAATCTGTGTTTATGTTCCATTTTCCATTATCCATGAAGAGTAATTGTCAGTTGAAGTTGGCGTGACTCTGCCCAAATAAAACATAGGAAAAATCTTAACAACTCTAATAACCCTCTACATTTATGCTAAAGTAATACTtaaccacttcttcttttttta
This genomic window from Astatotilapia calliptera chromosome 16, fAstCal1.2, whole genome shotgun sequence contains:
- the LOC113007550 gene encoding NADH-ubiquinone oxidoreductase 75 kDa subunit, mitochondrial is translated as MLRLPVATRSLFPAAISKGGTAVTHNVRPASTATAAAASNLLEVFVDGKPVMVEPGTTVLQACEKAGMQIPRFCYHERLSVAGNCRMCLVEIEKVPKPVAACAMPVIKGWNILTNSDKTRRAREGVMEFLLANHPLDCPICDQGGECDLQDQSMQFGSDRSRFTEGKRAVEDKNIGPLIKTIMTRCIQCTRCVRFASEIAGVEELGTTGRGNDLQIGTYVEKMFMSELSGNIIDICPVGALTSKPYAFTARPWETRKTESIDVLDAVGSNIVVSTRGGEVMRILPRLHEDINEEWISDKTRFAYDGLKRQRLTQPMVKNESGQLVPTSWEDALTRVAGALQGVEGKDIAAIAGGLVDAEALISLKDLLNHLNSDNLCTEETFPMAGAGSDLRSNYLLNTGIAGIEEADLLLLVGTNPRYEAPLFNARVRKGWLHNELHVALVGKEVDLSYTYEHLGESAKILEEIASGTHPFFQVMAKAKHPAVVVGSGCLQREDGAAIMAAVSTIAHNARVSSGVEETWKVLNVLHRIASQVAALDLGYKPGVDAIRKNPPKVLFLLGADAGSITRQDLPKNSLIIYQGHHGDVSAPMADIILPGAAYTEKCGTYVNTEGRAQQTKVAVTPPGAAREDWKIIRVLSELAGVTLPYDTLDEVRDRLAEISPNLVRYDDVEEANYFKQANELSKAVNQTLLTEPLVPPQLTVKDFYMTDPISRASQTMAKCVKAVTEGAQAVDEPAIC